From Daphnia pulicaria isolate SC F1-1A chromosome 4, SC_F0-13Bv2, whole genome shotgun sequence, one genomic window encodes:
- the LOC124336479 gene encoding anionic trypsin-2-like, with the protein MSDLVHFDHLFNGKITNRASSTYADSPAVIIGWGTTITPGGSLSNTLLKADVVVEDNTICASQYPDFVGDNMLCATFTEPVNPPTENPITTSENPLPPSTANPLCSPALSDWATELQPLSFFFNRTAGRVQTRANTCEQGIDIGGPLFVDGVQVGINSFGYNVDCADPSYTGLYTRVTTYLEWIATTMANNP; encoded by the exons ATGTCTGATTTGGTGCATTTTGACCATTTATTCAATGGTAAAATAACTAATCGAGCCTCCAGTACTTATGCTGATAGCCCGGCCGTCATTATTGGATGGGGAACAACAATCACTCCAG GAGGAAGCCTTTCAAATACATTGTTAAAAGCTGATGTCGTAGTGGAGGACAACACAATCTGCGCCAGTCAATATCCCGATTTTGTCGGCGATAATATGCTGTGTGCCACGTTTACAGAACCAGTAAACCCGCCAACGGAAAACCCGATTACTACATCAGAAAACCCTCTACCGCCATCAACGGCCAATCCGTTGTGTTCACCAGCTCTCTCGGACTGGGCGACTGAATTACAGCcactgagtttttttttcaatagaacTGCTGGAAGGGTACAGACGAGAGCAAACACTTGCGAGCAG GGTATCGACATTGGCGGTCCGCTTTTCGTCGATGGAGTTCAAGTTGGTATTAATTCCTTCGGCTATAATGTTGATTGTGCTGATCCTAGTTATACTGGCTTATACACCCGAGTCACCACTTATCTTGAGTGGATTGCGACTACGATGGCCAACAATCCGTAA
- the LOC124336122 gene encoding vascular endothelial growth factor receptor 2-like translates to MFPDIFSEPLLNLFTNRERSSKEIIQAAVDLRLLPKVEKNEQVNEEGSIEQIGIEIERVGPADDPMEGSNVTLICSSFALSSTNESIDPPTWYFYGNGKATWHKFSFDYLKEPNADIRNEIERTTDGLKFKRKLHLINVTLNIPYTKFKCAYGADDSTAVKEISFAIKEINNDPVSNSISLKKGVGQNLICNRLSRYVPIHWLKDGMAYSDLVYENETASIAQLQGKETEKGFYECRWKNSKGEQRNKLFTVNSQEKDTQTIIISASFIGLLAVGLGIGIKVYLDKRTVERQLEKRLNGDPSKIDPDVSMEFQTEFLPYDKKWEFPRKRLRLGQELGYGCFGKVVKAEAVGMKDSDETITTVAVKMIKPTANSNDALDALIRELKIMIYLGSHLNIVNLMGACTKTLVKEEILVIIDFCRFGNLKSYLIEHRNKFINQLTALSDFLPGDETVEINTPANLSVSNDFTEHPLSVDNEVPGRSENYVDNQPESEQASINAEDSKAIANQIIKTSDLISWSLQIARGMEFLASKKVLHGDLAARNVLLADHGVVKVADFGMARQMKDYDYQKTGEELMPIKWMAIESLTDKIFSSQSDVWSYGVVLWEIFSLGKVPYPGMDNGWALVRDIQNGHRMEKPEYSPNFFGDITKKCWHINPKERPTFSQLAEMVEKYIESLVGLDYLNINRLERENDLIGVTV, encoded by the exons ATGTTTCCAGATATTTTTTCCGAGCCACTCCTTAATTTGTTCACTAACCGTGAGCGTTCAAGCAAAGAG ATTATTCAAGCTGCTGTAGACTTACGACTACTCCCCAAAGTAGAAAAGAACGAGCAGGTGAATGAAGAAGGATCGATTGAACAAATAGGAATCGAAATTGAGAGAGTGGGACCAGCTGATGACCCAATGGAAGGATCCAACGTCACTTTAATCTGCAGTTCTTTCGCATTATCCTCAACCAACGAGTCAATAGATCCACCAACATGGTACTTTTATGGAAATGGAAAAGCGACATGGCACAAGTTTTCATTCGATTACTTAAAGGAACCAAACGCAG ATATTAGAAACGAAATTGAAAGGACGACAGACGGATTAAAATTTAAGCGAAAATTGCACTTGATCAACGTAACCCTAAATATCCCATACACCAAATTCAAATGCGCGTATGGCGCCGACGATTCGACAGCAgtcaaagaaatttctttcgcTATTAAAG aAATCAACAACGACCCAGTGTCTAATTCAATTTCCCTAAAAAAAGGTGTCGGCCAAAATTTGATCTGCAATCGATTGTCGCGATATGTTCCCATTCATTGGCTCAAG GATGGCATGGCATACTCCGACCTGGTCTATGAAAACGAAACCGCGTCGATTGCGCAACTgcaaggaaaagaaacggaGAAGGGATTCTACGAATGTCGATGGAAAAACAGCAAAGGAGAGCAAAGAAACAAGTTATTCACAGTCAACAGTCAAGAAAAAGATACACAAACCATCATCATATCTGCATCTTTCATCGGATTACTTGCAGTCGGATTGGGAATCGGAATTAAAGTTTATCTCGACAAA AGAACCGTAGAAagacaacttgaaaaaaggctGAATGGAGATCCGAGTAAGATCGACCCGGATGTGTCAATGGAATTTCAAACGGAATTCCTGCCCTACGACAAGAAATGGGAGTTTCCAAGAAAACGGCTCAGACTCG GTCAAGAACTGGGATACGGTTGTTTCGGTAAAGTTGTCAAAGCTGAGGCCGTGGGCATGAAAGACTCGGATGAAACTATTACAACAGTCGCCGTTAAAATGATTAAACCAACAGCCAATTCAAACGACGCATTAGATGCTCTTATTagggaattaaaaattatgatttaTTTAGGATCGCACTTAAATATTGTTAATTTGATGGGGGCCTGCACCAAAACCCTCGTCAAAG AAGAAATTCTGGTCATCATCGACTTCTGCCgatttggaaatttaaaatcttattTAATTGAACACCGGAACAAATTCATCAACCAGTTGACCGCATTAAGTGATTTTCTACCTGGGGACGAAACGGTGGAAATCAACACACCAGCTAA TCTCTcggtttcaaatgattttaccGAGCATCCGCTGTCTGTCGACAATGAAGTTCCGGGAC GATCGGAAAATTATGTTGACAATCAGCCCGAATCAGAACAGGCCAGTATTAACGCAGAAGATTCGAAAGCAATTgccaatcaaataataaaaacgagcGACTTGATTTCCTGGTCATTACAAATCGCTCGAGGGATGGAATTCTTGGCCAGCAAGAAG GTTCTACACGGCGATTTGGCCGCCCGCAATGTCCTTTTGGCCGATCACGGAGTCGTCAAAGTGGCCGATTTCGGAATGGCCAGGCAAATGAAGGATTACGATTACCAGAAAACGGGAGAG GAGTTGATGCCAATCAAGTGGATGGCCATCGAGTCCCTGACGGATAAAATCTTTTCCAGTCAATCGGATGTCTGGTCTTACGGGGTGGTTTTGTGGGAAATCTTTTCCCTCGGCAAAGTTCCATATCCAG GAATGGATAATGGTTGGGCGCTTGTAAGAGACATTCAAAACGGACACCGAATGGAAAAACCGGAATATTCTCCCAATTTCTTTGgggatattacgaaaaaatgtTGGCACATAAATCCAAAGGAGAGGCCAACTTTCTCCCAACTGGCAGAGATGGTGGAAAAATACATCGAGTCACTTGTCGGCTTGgattatttaaatataaatagacTAGAACgcgaaaatgatttaatcGGTGTGACAGTCTAA
- the LOC124336422 gene encoding protein no-on-transient A-like, translating to MASKQLLILAAVALCTVLCRPAETDESPLKQPMTPGTSQKGSLSDPEITDEVGMKNRMYQYALGPPQGFIPVYFMMPPPPNPGPGGNKQRMRRPYYQKERDQQQNPPMENPDPSVDLEQNQKSEEDKTSIANPGPSTVEFPAGDSIESSRPMDQDQPERSAKDLEQLQTFSSLVQPPRAIPARTKRTPQRVRSYLDVDDYGRGAGYGGGYGGYGGYGGYGGYGGYGGGYHGYNPYRGGYDDEVIDIDIQI from the exons ATGGCTTCCAAACAG ttATTGATTCTTGCGGCTGTTGCGCTTTGCACTGTCCTGTGCAGGCCGGCAGAGACGGACGAATCTCCTTTGAAACAGCCGATGACTCCGGGAACATCTCAGAAAGGGAGTCTATCCGATCCCGAAATCACAGACGAAGTTGGAATGAAGAATCGCATGTACCAATATGCGCTTGGTCCTCCACAAGGATTCATTCCGGTTTACTTCATGATGCCTCCACCACCCAATCCCGGTCCCGGTGGTAACAAACAACGAATGCGCCGTCCTTATTACCAGAAGGAAAGAGACCAGCAGCAGAATCCACCAATGGAGAATCCCGATCCAAGTGTTGATTTGGAACAGAATCAAAAGAGTGAAGAAGATAAAACATCCATCGCCAATCCGGGGCCTAGTACTGTTGAATTTCCGGCCGGGGATTCGATTGAATCGAGTCGTCCAATGGATCAGGATCAACCCGAACGAAGCGCCAAGGATTTAGAACAATTGCaaaccttttcttctcttgtccAACCACCTCGAGCGATCCCCGCAAGAACGAAACGGACTCCACAAAGAGTCCGCAGTTATCTAGACGTCGATGACTACGGGAGAGGAGCAGGCTATGGAGGAGGCTACGGCGGTTATGGTGGCTACGGAGGCTACGGCGGTTACGGCGGCTATGGCGGTGGTTACCATGGATACAATCCTTATCGCGGTGGGTACGACGACGAAGTCATCGACATTgatattcaaatttaa
- the LOC124336386 gene encoding astacin-like, giving the protein MTNTISTILAFSGVACFFIGSVTATPVFKTSLESRLYRASTNFIAGKPLTEELLQRNFSNIGKEIRDEFIPWDKQDPTLHEGDIKFHGDKNAILGNSYRWPNAQIPYEISANYTSEQRTVIAFAISEYHEKTCIRFVPRTCEKNYLTIFKSGGGCWSYVGMINIGAQQVSLDDGCIPSGVPGIVMHELMHAAGFFHEHTRPDRDTYVTINFDNIQQQYSDNFKKNTDLEVTTLGLDYDYGSVMHYPKNAAAIDDNIPTIIPLIGNPTLGQLEKLSSLDLQKLNALYCFPSQ; this is encoded by the exons ATGACCAATACCATTTCAACGATTCTGGCGTTTTCCGGGGTggcgtgtttctttattggaTCAGTCACCGCTACGCCCGTCTTTAAGACTTCGTTGGAAAGTCGACTCTATCGG gCCAGCACAAATTTCATCGCTGGAAAACCGCTGACTGAAGAATTATTACAACGAAATTTTTCCAACATTGGGAAAG AAATAAGAGATGAGTTCATTCCTTGGGACAAACAAGATCCCACGCTTCACGAAGGTGACATTAAGTTTCATGGGGACAAAAACGCTATCTTGGGAAATAGCTACCGTTGGCCCAATGCCCAAATACCTTATGAAATCTCAGCAAACTACA CAAGCGAACAGCGTACGGTCATTGCCTTTGCTATAAGCGAATACCACGAAAAAACGTGCATCCGTTTCGTTCCTCGAACCTGTGAAAAGAATTATTTAACCATTTTCAAATCTGGAGGAGG TTGCTGGAGTTACGTCGGCATGATCAACATTGGCGCTCAACAAGTAAGTCTCGATGATGGATGCATCCCTAGTGGGGTACCAGGAATAGTCATGCACGAACTAATGCACGCCGCTGGATTTTTCCATGAACACACACGTCCAGATCGTGACACCTACGTGACGATTAACTTTGACAACATTCAACAAC AATATTCCgacaactttaaaaaaaacacagattTGGAGGTAACGACTCTTGGACTTGATTACGACTACG GGTCTGTGATGCATTACCCCAAAAATGCTGCTGCTATTGACGACAATATTCCGACCATTATCCCACTTATTGGGAACCCAACATTGGGACAACTGGAAAAATTAAGTTCG CTTGATCTCCAAAAATTGAACGCACTTTATTGCTTCCCATCCCAATAA
- the LOC124336661 gene encoding trypsin Blo t 3-like has product MRLLSRAAALLYFFIVGLHAQWISEVDDRIKQFNVSGDPAVEGEFPYMAILKLNDDLCEGTLVGPSHILTAAQCLFGRSTTDATNFQVLLNTLTTDGDAGVVTVGVTNFIIHENFNPVTNDNDVALLVLESSVTDVPPIPSESMSDLVHFDHLFNGKITNRASSTYADSPAVIIGWGTTITPGGSLSNTLLKADVVVEDNTICASQYPDFVGDNMLCATFTEPGIDIGGPLFVDGVQVGINSFGYNVDCADPSYTGLYTRVTTYLEWIATTMANNP; this is encoded by the exons ATGCGTCTTCTTTCTCGG GCCGCAGCTCTGCTTTATTTCTTCATTGTTGGTTTGCATGCCCAATGGATTTCCGAAG TGGACGATCGTATCAAACAATTTAATGTCAGTGGAGATCCAGCTGTGGAAGGTGAATTTCCGTATATG GCTATTTTGAAGCTGAACGACGATTTATGTGAAGGAACTTTAGTTGGACCTTCCCACATCTTGACTGCAGCTCAATGTTTATTCGG TCGTTCTACAACAGATGCCACCAACTTCCAAGTTTTATTAAACACGCTCACAACGGATGGCGACGCAGGAGTTGTCACTGTAGGAGTAACGAATTTTATAATTCATGAAAATTTCAACCCAGTTACCAAC GATAACGACGTGGCCCTATTAGTCTTAGAATCATCAGTTACAGATGTACCTCCT ATTCCTTCAGAATCGATGTCTGATTTGGTGCATTTTGACCATTTATTCAATGGTAAAATAACTAATCGAGCCTCCAGTACTTATGCTGATAGCCCGGCCGTCATTATTGGATGGGGAACAACAATCACTCCAG GAGGAAGCCTTTCAAATACATTGTTAAAAGCTGATGTCGTAGTGGAGGACAACACAATCTGCGCCAGTCAATATCCCGATTTTGTCGGCGATAATATGCTGTGTGCCACGTTTACAGAACCA GGTATCGACATTGGCGGTCCGCTTTTCGTCGATGGAGTTCAAGTTGGTATTAATTCCTTCGGCTATAATGTTGATTGTGCTGATCCTAGTTATACTGGCTTATACACCCGAGTCACCACTTATCTTGAGTGGATTGCGACTACGATGGCCAACAATCCGTAA
- the LOC124336511 gene encoding glutathione S-transferase-like, which yields MPFGQVPVLEVEGVKMLAQSHTIARYLARRHGLAGQNDWEQSQADMYCDCVYDLHNATVDATWETDPVKQKELFDKVNQDTIQPHLEKVEQHLVKNGGGHLVGQGLTWADIAYYAYFTTPIMTRLGGEVLTKAPHLKKLIETVGHNPNIQKYVEARPVTSG from the exons ATGCCGTTTGGACAAGTCCCTGTGTTGGAAGTGGAAGGAGTAAAAATGTTGGCTCAGTCGCACACAATTGCTCGCTACTTGGCCCGCCGACATGGACTGGCCGGTCAAAACGACTGGGAACAGAGTCAAGCTGACATGTATTGCGATTGCGTCTATGATTTGCATAACG CAACGGTGGATGCTACGTGGGAAACAGATCCCGTAAAGCAAAAGGAGCTATTCGATAAAGTCAACCAAGATACAATTCAACCACACTTGGAGAAGGTTGAGCAACACCTTGTCAAGAATGGTGGCGGTCATCTGGTGGGCCAAGGG TTAACTTGGGCTGACATCGCGTACTATGCTTATTTCACGACCCCCATCATGACGCGCCTGGGAGGTGAAGTCCTTACCAAGGCGCCTCATCTCAAGAAACTAATCGAGACGGTCGGCCACAATcccaacattcaaaaatacgTCGAGGCCCGTCCTGTTACATCTGGATAA